One region of Triticum aestivum cultivar Chinese Spring chromosome 6B, IWGSC CS RefSeq v2.1, whole genome shotgun sequence genomic DNA includes:
- the LOC123137653 gene encoding probable N6-adenosine-methyltransferase MT-A70-like: MEAKADVAADLSTMREQCRSMEEVISFRREAQLGLVGSLQHLVPDLVPSLDRSLRLIAAFNDRPFTPTPNPNAGDPQNPSLKSHHRRAIPDPARSTRRKTSPGSSPASAAVGGAAPGGLDAVRTMVAVFLLELIPFAEIDAAVLARRLQAESSSASDAERAALADLATELGGSVPAAVALALRRIAEDSGGVQIEEAMIGGKQMMMVWAIDRSKLLKELPESATLLSPQPPPLPQATETDTNSAIIPRPPPPHQQQQPDMWAHSMPPMFPRPRGMTMPGMQRMMPGLMPLQRPFMAPSSGPSPTQQNQRTEEEDLKDLEVLLSKKTYKEKQNTKTGEELLDLIHRPTAKETAVAAKFKTKGGSQLKEYCTNLTKEDCRRQSGSFVSCAKVHFRRIIAPHTDTNLGDCSFLDTCRHTKTCKYVHYELDQTPDIAPMMAGTLAPPRQIKPHRAEYCSEIELGESQWINCDIRNFRMDILGQFGVIMADPPWDIHMELPYGTMADDEMRTLNVPALQTDGLIFLWVTGRAMELGRECLELWGYKRVEEIIWVKTNQLQRIIRTGRTGHWLNHSKEHCLVGIKGSPLVNRNIDTDVIVAEVRETSRKPDEMYAMLERISPRTRKLELFARMHNTQAGWLSLGNQVSGTRLVDEGLRATYKAAYPDFEVQPPSPPRASAPMDVDQSTPSQKPVASDGERPT; this comes from the exons ATGGAGGCCAAGGCCGACGTCGCCGCCGACCTCTCGACCATGCGCGAGCAGTGCCGGAGCATGGAGGAGGTCATCTCCTTCCGCCGCGAGGCGCAGCTAGGCCTCGTCGGCTCCCTCCAGCACCTCGTCCCGGACCTGGTCCCCTCCCTCGACCGTTCCCTCCGCCTCATCGCCGCCTTCAACGACCGCCCCTTCACCCCTACCCCAAATCCCAACGCCGGCGACCCCCAGAACCCCAGCCTGAAGTCCCACCACCGCCGCGCCATCCCCGACCCGGCCCGCTCCACCCGCCGCAAGACCTCTCCGGGGTCCTCCCCGGCCTCCGCCGCTGTGGGAGGCGCTGCCCCCGGCGGTCTCGACGCGGTACGCACCATGGTGGCCGTATTCCTCCTTGAGCTTATCCCCTTCGCCGAGATCGAcgccgccgtactcgcgcgccGCCTGCAGGCTGAATCCTCCTCAGCCAGCgatgcggagcgggcggctctcgccGACCTAGCGACGGAGCTCGGCGGCTCCGTTCCCGCCGCTGTAGCTCTCGCCCTCCGACGCATAGCTGAGGACAGCGGCGGCGTGCAGATCGAGGAGGCCATGATTGGAGGCAAGCAGATGATGATGGTCTGGGCCATCGACCGTAGCAAGCTCCTCAAAGAGCTACCAGAATCCGCCACATTGTTGTCACCCCAACCTCCACCCTTACCACAGGCGACCGAGACCGACACTAACAGTGCAATCATACCaagaccaccaccaccacatcAGCAGCAACAGCCGGATATGTGGGCGCACTCAATGCCACCGATGTTCCCACGGCCCAGGGGCATGACAATGCCGGGGATGCAGAGGATGATGCCAGGGTTGATGCCGCTTCAGCGCCCGTTCATGGCTCCAAGCTCGGGGCCTAGTCCTACCCAGCAGAACCagaggaccgaggaggaggacCTGAAGGACCTTGAGGTGCTGCTGAGTAAGAAGACATACAAGGAGAAGCAGAACACAAAAACCGGGGAGGAGCTGCTGGATCTCATTCACCGGCCAACGGCAAAGGAGACGGCTGTTGCAGCAAAG TTCAAAACAAAGGGTGGTTCCCAGCTGAAGGAGTATTGCACCAATTTAACTAAAGAAGATTGCAGACGCCAATCTGGTTCCTTTGTTTCCTGTGCTAAG GTTCACTTTCGCCGAATTATTGCTCCACATACTGATACAAATCTAGGAGATTGCTCTTTTCTGGACACCTGCCGCCACACTAAG ACTTGCAAGTATGTCCACTATGAGCTTGATCAAACACCAGATATAGCTCCAATGATGGCTGGCACCCTTGCTCCCCCTAGGCAAATAAAGCCCCATAGAGCTGAATATTGTTCAGAAATAGAGCTTGGAGAGTCACAATGGATAAACTGTGACATTCGGAACTTCAGAATGGACATCTTAGGGCAATTTGGGGTAATTATGGCTGATCCCCCGTGGGATATTCATATGGAACTGCCATATGGCACAATGGCTGACGATGAAATGAGGACTCTTAATGTGCCTGCTTTACAAACGGATGGCTTGATTTTCTTATGGGTCACCGGCCGTGCGATGGAACTTGGCCGGGAGTG TTTGGAGCTCTGGGGATACAAGCGTGTTGAGGAAATTATTTGGGTGAAGACCAATCAACTTCAACGCATTATTCGAACTGGCCGCACTGGCCATTGGTTGAACCACAGTAAAGAACATTGTCTTGTTGGAATTAAAGGGAGTCCCCTAGTGAACAGGAATATAGACACTGATGTTATTGTTGCTGAAGTGCGTGAAACAAGCAGAAAACCTGACGAG ATGTACGCCATGTTAGAGCGGATAAGCCCAAGGACAAGGAAGCTCGAACTGTTTGCTAGAATGCATAACACGCAAGCTGG ATGGCTCTCTCTTGGCAACCAGGTAAGCGGAACAAGGCTTGTGGATGAAGGGCTGAGGGCAACGTACAAAGCTGCTTATCCGGACTTCGAGGTGCAGCCGCCATCGCCTCCCAGAGCAAGCGCGCCTATGGATGTTGATCAGAGTACTCCATCACAGAAGCCTGTTGCATCAGATGGTGAGCGGCCAACCTGA